Proteins encoded together in one Thermomonospora curvata DSM 43183 window:
- a CDS encoding molybdopterin-containing oxidoreductase family protein, which translates to MAGPLKVLGACPLDCPDTCSWEVTVEDGRAVRLRGNPEHPFTRGALCTKVNRWLERAAAPDRILHPLRRVGRKGEGRFARISWDEALEEIAGRLRRIIDEHGGEAIWPYWGTGTLGWIQGGNGHAGRRLFNVLGASRHHYSICSIAGSHGLTYTTGTSAGIDPESLARAKLIILWGTNPLTSGHHLWKFVQDARKNGAYVVAIDPIRTRTARQADLHLAPLPGTDAALALGLMNVIVGLGAEDRAYLAARTLGWEEFRERIAQFPPQRVARITGLPEADIVALGERIARTRPTAIRATMGLQRHGGGGAALRALACLPAVTGDWALPGGGLSYSTDDHYPIDRAALFRDDLRPARTRELSMTRIGEALLEVDDPPVQALFVIAANPAASAPHQSKVRRGLAREDLFTVVLEQFPTDTVDYADIVLPATMQHEHADLHNGYGHLYLAWNEPAVPPPGECASTTETFRRLARHLGLEEPSLYASDEELAEQALSSGHPYLEGITLDRLRKEGFVRLSVPDPFVPFAEGFPTPSGKFEFFSRRAAAAGLDPLPGYVPPFEVADPERARRHPLSLISSASHHFLNTVFANNPELRRRAGEPRVVLHPGDAAARGITTGCRVRVFNDRGSLEAVAEVSDSVRPGVAATTKGHWPKLAGGANPNVLVDERDSDMGGGAVYHDTRVEITAL; encoded by the coding sequence ATGGCCGGTCCGCTGAAGGTACTGGGGGCCTGCCCGCTGGACTGTCCCGACACCTGTTCGTGGGAGGTCACCGTCGAAGACGGCCGGGCGGTGCGGCTGCGCGGCAACCCCGAGCACCCCTTCACCCGTGGGGCGCTGTGCACCAAGGTCAACCGCTGGCTGGAGCGGGCGGCGGCGCCCGACCGGATCCTGCACCCGCTGCGCCGCGTCGGCCGCAAGGGCGAAGGCCGCTTCGCGCGGATCAGCTGGGACGAGGCGCTGGAGGAGATCGCCGGCCGGCTGCGCCGGATCATCGACGAGCACGGCGGTGAGGCGATCTGGCCGTACTGGGGCACCGGCACGCTCGGCTGGATCCAGGGCGGCAACGGCCATGCCGGGCGGCGGCTGTTCAACGTGCTGGGCGCCTCCCGCCACCACTACTCGATCTGCTCGATCGCCGGCTCCCATGGGCTGACCTACACCACCGGCACCTCGGCGGGCATCGACCCGGAGTCGCTGGCACGCGCGAAGCTGATCATCCTGTGGGGCACCAACCCCCTCACCAGCGGCCACCACCTGTGGAAGTTCGTCCAGGACGCCCGCAAGAACGGCGCATACGTGGTGGCGATCGACCCGATCCGCACCCGCACCGCCCGGCAGGCCGACCTGCACCTGGCGCCGCTGCCGGGCACCGACGCCGCGCTCGCGCTGGGGCTGATGAACGTCATCGTCGGCCTGGGCGCCGAGGACCGCGCCTACCTGGCCGCCCGCACCCTGGGCTGGGAGGAGTTCCGCGAGCGCATCGCCCAGTTCCCGCCGCAGCGGGTGGCGCGCATCACCGGTCTGCCGGAGGCCGACATCGTCGCCTTGGGCGAGCGCATCGCCCGCACCCGGCCGACCGCCATCCGGGCCACCATGGGCCTGCAGCGGCACGGCGGGGGCGGCGCCGCGCTGCGCGCCCTGGCCTGCCTGCCGGCGGTGACCGGCGACTGGGCGCTGCCGGGCGGCGGCCTGTCGTACTCCACCGACGACCACTACCCCATCGACCGGGCCGCGCTGTTCCGCGACGACCTGCGGCCCGCCCGCACCCGCGAGCTGTCCATGACCCGGATCGGCGAGGCCCTGCTGGAGGTGGACGACCCGCCCGTGCAGGCATTGTTCGTGATCGCCGCCAACCCGGCCGCCAGCGCCCCGCACCAGTCGAAGGTCCGCCGGGGCCTGGCCCGCGAGGACCTGTTCACCGTGGTGCTGGAGCAGTTCCCCACCGACACCGTCGACTACGCCGACATCGTGCTGCCGGCCACCATGCAGCACGAGCACGCCGACCTGCACAACGGCTACGGGCACCTGTACCTGGCCTGGAACGAGCCGGCCGTGCCGCCGCCGGGCGAGTGCGCCTCCACCACCGAGACGTTCCGCAGGCTGGCCCGGCATCTGGGACTGGAGGAGCCGAGCCTGTACGCCTCGGATGAGGAACTGGCCGAGCAGGCGTTGAGCTCGGGCCACCCGTACCTGGAGGGCATCACGTTGGACCGCCTCCGCAAGGAGGGCTTCGTGCGCCTGTCGGTGCCCGACCCGTTCGTCCCGTTCGCCGAGGGCTTTCCCACTCCCTCGGGGAAATTCGAGTTCTTCTCCCGGCGCGCCGCCGCGGCGGGGCTCGACCCGTTGCCCGGCTACGTCCCTCCCTTCGAGGTCGCCGACCCCGAGCGGGCCCGCCGCCACCCGCTGTCGCTGATCTCCTCGGCGTCCCACCACTTCCTCAACACGGTGTTCGCCAACAACCCCGAGCTGCGGCGCCGGGCGGGCGAGCCGCGCGTGGTGCTGCACCCGGGCGACGCCGCCGCGCGGGGCATCACGACCGGCTGCCGGGTGCGGGTGTTCAACGACCGGGGAAGCCTGGAGGCGGTGGCAGAAGTCAGCGAT